Genomic segment of Streptomyces zhihengii:
GTCGCCGACCGGACCGGTGAATTGACCGGACTGGACGTCGCCCCGGTGCGGCTGAGCATCACCCGCCTCGCCGTGCCCGCGGCCCTGCCCGCGCCGGCTGCCGCGTCCCTTCCGGAGGCGCCGGGCGGGGCGCGCGGCGGTCACGGCGGGCGTGCTCCGCGGCGGTGGTGGTCGGCCCGGCGCGCCCCCGTGGCCGTGCTGAGTCTCCTGGGGGCCGTCTGCTGCGCCGCGGTGACCGCCGATGTGATCCGCGTCCGGGCCACCGGTGCGCCGGCCGGCGCCTGGCGCGCCCGCTCGGCGGACTGGCTGTCCGTGCACGGGCCGGGCGACGCTCAGGTCACCGCCGGTGCCGTCGCCCTGGCGGCGGGCCTGTGGCTGGTGCTGCTCGCCCTCGCCCCCGGCCGGCGGCGGCAACTGCCCCTGGCCGCCGCGTCGCCCGGGTGGAACGCAGCGGTCGACCGCTCCACCGTCGCCGCCCTGCTCCGGGACACCGTCGGCGATGTGCCGGGCATCGGCGCGGTACGGGTGCGGGCGCGCCGCGGCCGTGTCGTGGTCACGGCGCGGCCGGCCTTCGGCGACCGTGCGGAGGCCGTCCGGCAGGCCACGTCCGCCGCCCGGCGGACGATCGCGGACTGCGGACTGCGCCGGACGCCCCGGCTGCGGGTGCGGGTGCTGCCGGACTCCGGGTGGCGTCCCCCGCCCGGAGCCCCGGCCGAGCGGCGCCGCCCCGACCCCGGGCCCGGACCCGCGGAGGCCGGAACGGAGAACCGGGCCCGCCCCGCCCCCGGACGCGGACTCGCGGACGCCGGAACGGAGAACCCGGCCCGCCCCGACCCCGGGCCCGGACCCGCGGACGCCGGAACGGAGAACCCGGCCCGCCCCGACCCCGGACGCGGACCCGCGGACGCCGGAACGGAGAACCCGGCCCGCCCCGACCCCGGACGCGGACCCGCGGACGCCGGAACGGAGAACCCGGCCCGCCCCGCCCCCGGACGCGGACCCGCGGACGCCGGAACGGAGGAGACGTGCTGACGCCGGAGCCCCGTACGGCCGTCAACCGCGCCGCGTTGGCCCTGACCGGGCTGGCCCTGGCCGCGGGAGGGGTGTGGACGGCCACCGGCCACGCCGCGTTCGCGGCACGGCTGCCCGGCTGGTGGCCCCGCCCGCCCGCCGGCGGCTTCCTGGTGCAGGAGGGGGCGCTGACCGCGCTGCGGACCCGGGGCTGGTGGACGCCCGCCGTTGTCACGGTCGGCGTGCTCGCCACGGCCTTCCTGGCCTGGTGCTTCCTGCGGCAGTTCCCTCGGCGGGGACGCTCCCGGCTGGCGCTCGCAGCCCCGGGCAGCGTGCTGCGCGTCGAGGCCCTGGAACGCGCCCTCGCCCAACGGGTCTCGTCCGTCGAGGGCGTCGACCGCTGCCGCGTCCGGATCCACGGCCCCCGCCGGAAGCCGCGTCTGCGGATGCGTGTGCTCCTGGCCGCGGGCACGCCACCGGGAGCGGTCCTGGACGCGCTGCACGCCGTCACCGCGGAGGCCCAGGGCGTCATGGCCCCCTGCGTTCTGCGCTCCCGCGTCCGCCTCGGCCAGCGCGCCCGCCGGAGCCGGCACGTCCGCTGAGGACGGCACGTCCGCTGAAGACGGCACTCCGCTGACGTGAGACCCCGTGCGCAGCGGCTGCGCGCGGTCCGCTCGCGGGGACGGGAGACGTCTCCCGCGCCCCCGAGCGGCCGGCCGGTCCGGTTACGATGCACACGGCTCGTCTCGACAGGTGACGAGTGGTGTGCCGGGAAGTCTGGTCGGCGACGGTTTCGTCGTGCGAGAAGGGCTGTGCCGTGACATCCGGAAGTCGACCTGATCCAGGTGCCCAGCAGCGCTCGCTGATCGACGCGGTCGTCATCTGCTTCGACGCCTACGCACGCGTGCGGGGAAGGCGCCACAGCCTCCTCAACGCCGCGCACGCCGGCGAGCGCGACGAACAGCGCGCGTACGAGGATCTGCAGCGTGCCGTCACCCGCCTGCGCAACAGCACGGAGACCTGAGCGCAACCGCCGCGAAGGGCAGGGCACTCGGGCGGCCGTCCGGGCCGCGTGCCGTCGGATGCGGGACCGGTGACCAGGCCCTCGCGCTCCGGCGACGTGAGCCGGTTACGGCAACGGGTCGTTCAGCTCCCGGCGTCGAGCTCGGTGCCGATGTGGTGTGCCCAGGCATGGATGCGCGCCGGATTGCGGAAGTCGCCGCCCTTGCCGTGGCGGACCATGGAGCGGGCGATGCTCCCGGCGGTGTCGCCGGTCACGGCGCCGCCGAAGGTGATGTGCTCGCGCGCGCCCAGGTTCTTCATCCGGCGGGCCACACCGTGCACGGGTGGGATGTCGTGCTGCTCGGCGGAGTCGTCGACCGGGCCGCTGCTGAAGAGCCAGAGCGGCTTCTCGCGGAGCTGTTCGGCGTTGCGCCGGGCGCAGCGCCGCGCCTTGCCGTTCCAGCGGCCCGCGTAGAGGGCTCCGCCGAGAACGACTCCCTGGTATCCGCTGACGTCCGTGACGGTGTCGGCCGGCAGGACGACGGCGTCGAAGCCGTCCTCCCGGAGGGTCCTGCCGATCTCGTCGGCGATGCCCGCGGTGGCGCCGTGCCTGCTGCCGTACGCCACGAGGACGCGTTTGGCGGTCATGACCGCGCCTCCTCGTCCGCCCGCC
This window contains:
- a CDS encoding flavodoxin domain-containing protein yields the protein MTAKRVLVAYGSRHGATAGIADEIGRTLREDGFDAVVLPADTVTDVSGYQGVVLGGALYAGRWNGKARRCARRNAEQLREKPLWLFSSGPVDDSAEQHDIPPVHGVARRMKNLGAREHITFGGAVTGDTAGSIARSMVRHGKGGDFRNPARIHAWAHHIGTELDAGS
- a CDS encoding DUF6286 domain-containing Asp23/Gls24 family envelope stress response protein, which codes for MSAPAAQRGTTTVADRVVRRIALRAASEALPGPGAGGVGGSATVHGRRAGISLRIAAPYPATLSDTARRVRAHVADRTGELTGLDVAPVRLSITRLAVPAALPAPAAASLPEAPGGARGGHGGRAPRRWWSARRAPVAVLSLLGAVCCAAVTADVIRVRATGAPAGAWRARSADWLSVHGPGDAQVTAGAVALAAGLWLVLLALAPGRRRQLPLAAASPGWNAAVDRSTVAALLRDTVGDVPGIGAVRVRARRGRVVVTARPAFGDRAEAVRQATSAARRTIADCGLRRTPRLRVRVLPDSGWRPPPGAPAERRRPDPGPGPAEAGTENRARPAPGRGLADAGTENPARPDPGPGPADAGTENPARPDPGRGPADAGTENPARPDPGRGPADAGTENPARPAPGRGPADAGTEETC